Proteins encoded in a region of the Melioribacteraceae bacterium genome:
- a CDS encoding T9SS type A sorting domain-containing protein, whose protein sequence is MKIIILLFLVFTFNSISGQWNKLSLPSFGEPFFEFIQDMVIKDSLILASINLKGAALSKDYGKTWEFINNGLTTPYVTALAVTENYFIAGTEGKGFFRSSDYGKTWVEANTGFSISRIKDIVIKGNIIYAASNNGIYKSDSEGAGWQKLNIPQTQNLFAYVLCVNANGLYAGGMSGLFFTSDEGTTWTEIKNNGYSYGIYDLYVDNSRIYVGTGYGIYYSPDNGNTWQHIDIGSYADKVINLRNNIFFTENSGVRFSPDNGKTWSQNALTPGCRSFIFKDEILFIGTFEGLYLLTQNGKNWCITRSEQRFENVNALAELNGNLYAGTSWGMLKSENRGEDWESIRVGDVWSNVNSIALLDNILIAGTMLGVFYSPDEGSSWTEVNGNPGGREVHSVININGSIYAGTNLGVYKLTGINSGWTALNNGLENLNIMYIYSDGQNLFACTDGGVYISNGDGNQWRSINNGLRNTYTTSIAKLNGKLYLGSYGGMYISSNDGETWSEFNTGILGTGIYSISISNNQVYATTYSGVYFLNNDGSRWLRSTVSFGRPIYSILFTSDAVFAGTGTNGIWKYPSPSLPPPITSAGEDRMTDDYYLFQNYPNPFNPSTTIKYKIKNAGHVKLSVFDLLGREVKLLVNEFKSPGYYDITFDGSGLPSGVYLYQLSSGSFRNVRKLIILK, encoded by the coding sequence ATGAAAATAATTATTCTTCTTTTCCTGGTCTTCACATTCAATTCAATTTCGGGTCAATGGAATAAACTTAGCCTTCCTTCCTTCGGAGAACCGTTTTTTGAATTCATTCAGGATATGGTAATAAAGGATTCATTAATTCTCGCAAGTATAAATCTTAAAGGCGCCGCCCTTTCAAAAGACTACGGTAAAACATGGGAGTTTATTAACAACGGACTGACAACTCCATATGTTACAGCTTTAGCTGTAACAGAGAATTATTTCATTGCCGGAACAGAAGGCAAAGGATTTTTCAGGTCCAGCGATTACGGTAAAACCTGGGTTGAGGCAAATACCGGATTCAGCATTTCCCGTATAAAAGATATTGTAATTAAAGGGAATATAATTTATGCCGCATCGAATAACGGCATATATAAATCCGATAGTGAAGGGGCAGGCTGGCAGAAGTTAAATATCCCGCAGACACAAAATCTATTCGCTTACGTTCTCTGTGTTAATGCGAACGGATTGTACGCTGGAGGAATGTCAGGTTTATTCTTTACCTCCGATGAAGGGACTACATGGACGGAGATTAAAAACAACGGATACAGTTATGGAATATATGACCTCTACGTTGATAATTCCCGGATCTACGTAGGTACCGGTTACGGAATTTATTATTCACCTGACAATGGGAATACCTGGCAGCATATAGATATAGGTTCGTATGCGGACAAAGTAATAAATCTAAGGAACAATATTTTTTTTACTGAAAACAGCGGTGTCAGATTTTCACCGGATAATGGAAAAACCTGGAGTCAGAATGCCCTTACACCGGGCTGCCGGTCGTTTATTTTTAAAGATGAAATACTTTTCATTGGCACTTTCGAAGGGCTCTATTTATTAACACAAAACGGGAAGAACTGGTGTATAACGAGATCTGAACAGCGATTTGAAAATGTAAATGCTCTTGCCGAGCTGAATGGTAATCTATATGCCGGTACAAGCTGGGGAATGTTGAAGTCTGAAAACAGAGGCGAGGACTGGGAATCGATTAGAGTCGGGGATGTCTGGTCGAACGTTAATTCAATTGCCCTGCTGGATAATATTTTAATTGCAGGTACAATGCTCGGAGTATTTTATTCTCCTGACGAAGGCAGCTCATGGACAGAAGTGAACGGAAATCCGGGTGGCAGAGAGGTTCATTCCGTTATAAATATTAATGGATCAATCTACGCCGGAACAAATCTGGGAGTTTATAAACTGACCGGAATAAATTCCGGCTGGACAGCACTGAACAACGGATTGGAGAATCTGAACATAATGTACATCTATTCCGACGGTCAGAATCTTTTCGCCTGCACGGACGGAGGAGTTTACATTTCAAACGGCGACGGCAATCAATGGCGCAGTATAAATAACGGATTACGAAATACATATACAACTTCGATAGCAAAACTGAACGGGAAATTGTATCTCGGTAGTTACGGGGGGATGTATATTTCCAGCAACGATGGAGAAACCTGGTCTGAGTTCAATACCGGTATTTTAGGTACAGGTATTTATTCGATTTCCATTTCGAACAATCAGGTATACGCAACAACCTACAGCGGCGTCTATTTCCTGAATAACGACGGTTCACGCTGGCTAAGATCAACTGTTTCTTTCGGCCGGCCAATCTACTCGATCCTGTTCACAAGCGATGCCGTATTTGCAGGAACAGGTACTAACGGAATCTGGAAATATCCATCCCCTTCTCTTCCGCCCCCAATAACATCCGCCGGTGAGGATAGGATGACTGATGACTATTACTTATTCCAGAATTATCCGAATCCATTCAACCCGTCAACAACCATTAAGTACAAAATAAAGAACGCCGGACATGTTAAATTAAGCGTCTTCGACCTGCTCGGCAGAGAAGTTAAGCTTCTTGTAAATGAATTTAAATCACCCGGATATTATGATATAACTTTTGACGGAAGCGGCCTTCCGAGCGGAGTATACTTATATCAATTATCAAGCGGTTCATTCAGAAATGTAAGAAAACTGATCATTTTGAAATGA
- a CDS encoding HAD family hydrolase, which translates to MRLFDGIIFDVDGTLAETHELIFASFNHVAEKYLNKRLTNEEIVALFGPTEDVILKEWMKGDYEKARKDYFDFYESNHSEMADIFPGMNEVIGYIKEKAIPLGIFTGKGRDSATITLKSIGLYDHFDLILSGDDVEEHKPAPEGIIKFVEKYSLDPGRVLMIGDAIHDVMASESAGVKCALVLWDEYSRNRCRECNPDYKFYNVDEFVDFIKCSIP; encoded by the coding sequence TTGAGACTCTTCGACGGTATCATATTCGATGTAGACGGTACACTCGCTGAAACTCACGAACTGATCTTCGCAAGTTTCAATCATGTTGCGGAAAAGTATCTGAATAAGCGTTTGACAAACGAGGAAATCGTTGCTCTCTTCGGTCCTACAGAGGATGTGATATTGAAAGAATGGATGAAAGGCGATTACGAAAAAGCAAGAAAGGATTATTTCGATTTTTACGAATCGAACCACTCGGAAATGGCCGATATATTCCCCGGAATGAATGAAGTAATAGGATATATAAAAGAGAAGGCGATTCCCCTCGGAATATTTACCGGAAAAGGACGCGACTCTGCAACTATTACATTGAAGTCGATCGGGCTCTACGATCATTTTGATTTAATATTAAGCGGCGATGATGTTGAAGAGCACAAACCGGCACCGGAGGGAATAATAAAGTTTGTTGAGAAGTACAGCCTCGATCCTGGCCGTGTTCTAATGATCGGAGACGCAATTCACGATGTAATGGCATCCGAAAGTGCGGGGGTTAAATGCGCGCTAGTTCTATGGGATGAGTATTCAAGGAACAGGTGCAGGGAATGCAATCCGGATTACAAGTTTTATAATGTTGATGAGTTCGTAGATTTTATTAAATGCTCCATCCCCTGA
- a CDS encoding PQQ-binding-like beta-propeller repeat protein, with protein MKKLIYLLTVFTSITLSAQSARFGVVSNLKYSPSASRVSIDSMISRFHSDPMNEFLVLTGQITSSGSKKEFESLSTYLDSMKTNYLFLPYASDTRDAEGWEWFMNFYEGDNFAIDGGDFIYIGINPTLPYREISYYHSGSINWLYEILEIAGLQKEVYFFSPVEFESVYNWQSVYTLLQQKNLKLIINGNRPRFIQRNLLGTNIIDLPPFDYEKNSEAFIFKLSRDSIIVKDSKQKSQIAIDKSIQIEKELPPQIVPVQNKITLLCGIELNNLSYSIPIYWNGKVYSTQKNGLITCHDSTGNFLWDYNTFGEIVGTPVIKDRILAIATLQGDLLTLSAISGEQIQTIGFEELITTGLEVIDYSGTRILMIPKLTESKAAIVFGTASGRIYCYDLETLQEYWVYNTNGMIRSDPVSAGNKILFTGNDGFIYSIDARNGLMIWRWKEKADTDFSGSQIVSDGKRVYVISSAGILYAIDLMLGKLEWMSDKLNLFDSISASSNGKTIYVKGRNSIIYQLNSENGKIIKEYKQSETFTGPGGGILQDNGNLIFTENGKILRTLNGTRSELLYHSGHVPFKSLKQIGNSRYLASDYNGRVIIFSMEKN; from the coding sequence ATGAAAAAATTAATTTACCTCCTTACAGTATTTACGTCGATTACTTTATCCGCACAGAGTGCGAGGTTTGGAGTTGTATCAAATCTGAAATACTCACCCTCCGCAAGCAGGGTATCGATCGATTCTATGATAAGCAGATTCCATTCCGATCCCATGAATGAGTTCCTAGTTTTAACAGGACAGATAACATCCTCGGGGTCAAAAAAGGAATTTGAATCACTCTCCACTTATCTGGACAGCATGAAAACCAACTATCTATTCCTCCCTTACGCTTCCGATACTCGCGACGCAGAGGGATGGGAATGGTTCATGAATTTTTACGAAGGGGATAATTTTGCAATCGACGGCGGCGATTTCATTTATATCGGTATTAATCCTACCCTCCCTTACCGGGAAATAAGCTATTACCATTCAGGAAGTATAAACTGGCTTTATGAAATTCTTGAGATAGCGGGATTGCAAAAAGAGGTTTATTTTTTCTCCCCTGTAGAATTCGAATCGGTATACAACTGGCAGAGCGTTTATACTTTGCTGCAGCAGAAGAATCTGAAACTGATAATTAACGGTAACAGACCTAGATTCATCCAGAGAAACCTGCTCGGTACTAATATTATCGACCTCCCTCCGTTCGACTATGAAAAGAACAGCGAAGCATTTATCTTCAAACTTTCCCGCGACTCAATAATCGTAAAAGATTCGAAACAGAAATCACAAATCGCGATCGATAAATCGATCCAGATTGAGAAAGAATTGCCACCGCAGATTGTACCGGTTCAAAACAAGATCACTTTATTGTGCGGGATAGAATTAAATAACCTCTCCTATTCAATCCCCATTTACTGGAACGGAAAAGTTTATTCCACACAGAAGAACGGTCTTATCACCTGCCACGATTCGACCGGAAATTTTTTATGGGATTATAATACATTCGGAGAGATAGTAGGAACGCCCGTAATTAAAGATAGAATACTTGCTATTGCCACATTGCAGGGTGACCTGCTTACATTAAGCGCTATTTCAGGCGAGCAGATACAGACAATAGGATTCGAGGAACTGATTACCACCGGTCTGGAGGTGATTGATTACAGCGGGACAAGGATTTTAATGATTCCTAAACTTACAGAATCCAAAGCTGCAATTGTTTTCGGTACTGCCTCTGGCAGAATCTACTGCTACGATCTTGAAACTCTTCAGGAATACTGGGTCTACAATACTAACGGCATGATAAGATCAGATCCCGTTAGTGCAGGTAATAAAATTCTTTTCACGGGTAACGACGGATTTATTTATTCTATCGATGCGCGGAACGGACTGATGATCTGGCGATGGAAAGAGAAAGCCGATACAGACTTTTCAGGATCGCAGATAGTTAGCGACGGAAAAAGAGTCTATGTTATTTCTTCCGCAGGTATCTTATATGCAATCGACCTGATGCTTGGTAAACTGGAATGGATGAGCGATAAGCTGAATCTTTTCGACAGTATATCTGCTTCATCGAACGGGAAGACCATTTATGTAAAAGGAAGGAATTCGATAATATACCAGCTCAATTCTGAGAACGGCAAGATTATCAAAGAATACAAGCAGAGTGAAACTTTTACCGGACCTGGTGGCGGAATCCTTCAGGATAACGGCAATCTGATCTTTACAGAGAACGGAAAAATTTTACGGACCTTGAACGGAACAAGGAGCGAGCTCCTTTATCATTCCGGTCACGTCCCATTCAAATCGCTCAAGCAAATCGGAAACAGCAGATATTTGGCATCGGACTATAACGGGCGCGTGATAATATTTTCAATGGAGAAAAATTGA
- a CDS encoding metallophosphoesterase family protein, with translation MKIGFISDIHEDIFSLERALKLLSNEKCDSVICLGDIVGFTLPFYRYIESRNAEESVRLVMENCSKVVVGNHDLYAIKKVPNYQSGFDYGDNWYQLDYEIRAAKSRNRIWLYEDNEIKSFLSDTSKEFLDSLCEVEILEFGDSRILLSHFCYPDFSGSAIFFPGEVFHLEKHFQFMNEKKCGISISGHGHPEGVIMVTEERFESLKFGQNKLNDGVQWIVVPCVARTTRENGILILDTSCMEFRSISLKSYFQ, from the coding sequence ATGAAAATCGGATTTATTAGCGACATACATGAAGATATCTTTAGCCTTGAAAGGGCTCTCAAATTGTTATCTAATGAAAAATGTGATTCGGTTATTTGCCTCGGTGATATCGTAGGATTTACTTTGCCGTTTTACCGTTACATTGAATCTAGGAATGCAGAGGAATCTGTCCGGCTCGTAATGGAGAATTGTTCGAAAGTTGTTGTTGGTAATCATGATTTATATGCAATTAAAAAAGTGCCTAATTATCAATCCGGTTTTGATTACGGGGATAACTGGTATCAGCTTGACTATGAAATTCGTGCCGCGAAGTCACGTAATAGGATCTGGCTTTATGAGGATAATGAAATAAAATCTTTTCTTAGCGATACTTCAAAAGAGTTTCTTGATTCTCTCTGTGAAGTTGAAATACTGGAATTCGGAGATAGTCGAATACTTCTCTCACATTTTTGCTATCCGGATTTTTCAGGATCTGCGATTTTTTTCCCCGGAGAAGTATTTCACCTTGAAAAGCATTTTCAGTTCATGAATGAAAAGAAATGCGGGATAAGTATCTCCGGTCATGGTCATCCGGAAGGAGTGATAATGGTTACTGAAGAAAGGTTTGAGTCACTCAAATTCGGTCAGAATAAACTTAACGATGGTGTTCAATGGATTGTCGTTCCCTGTGTCGCACGGACTACAAGGGAGAATGGGATTCTTATCCTTGACACTTCTTGCATGGAATTCCGTTCAATATCGCTCAAATCTTATTTTCAATAA
- a CDS encoding DUF294 nucleotidyltransferase-like domain-containing protein, which yields MNLLKKTSGKISYARTLLPTLLTIILFIIAIFIVVIPQFENIILDRKREMIRELTNSTVSMINRWHQIQLNGLISETEAKRNAVDLIKNLRYGEELKDYFWVTDLHPRMVVHPYRPDLDGNDLTDFEDLKDKKLFVEMVEAVKNSGEGFVDYMWQWKDDSTKVVPKLSYVKKFEPWNWVIGTGIYIEDVKMEISRLEQKILTISIIITILSSILLSYIAFHNLKNEKLRKKAEDDLKESREKYRVLVEASGEGLIMILDNKQTFYNRTFYAMLGYSDTEEGFDLLRIFKTMPDSKVFDFSFLQRKTTDQVFNEQIETKLIKKDGELINVLLSISPISFLNNNGIVINIKDLTLHEEMKEALDYTKEKYVFLTNQISVGVFRATPDNKVGLVEINNALKNLLNFSEEEDLTGKSLFEFIYNDEDKSLFLEELNREGFIKNRIIKLKNEKGKLLTASISAALVKGTNNEYRFIDGIIQDISEQHRSNKEREKIISDLQSSVVILSQRITQCIKNIPVCKPESSVLEAAEIMTNSRSRAIIVKGTDEVEKGIITDQDIREKVVSAGYNFNLPVSAVMNTTVYSVQSNATVYDALFILHEHQTNHLIVKDAAGRIQGVIDSDDLLNVSYPQFLFFKENIENEVDFKKLSDYRNRLIRLISSLIRSNVDIRSSTKMISLVADSISRRVITGAINEIGIPPCKFTFISMGSEGREEQTLLTDQDNAIVYEDPPEHLSAETHNYFLRLGEKISDYLNSAGYSFCKGQIMASNPKWCQPLSVWKKYFTRWITEAGPQDLLDLKIFFDFRFVYGDNELSSQLKKHVNRLVNSSSNFFLFLSDSLIHSELPDNVLKLKAPVDLKLCLLPVIDLARLYGLKYNLTTSNTIDRLEYIHNEGMISDSLFENILFSYSLLMNLRLKHQSDLYSESCAIDNVVNPQSFSELQILLIKKYFDLLKDIKDKISIDFKGTLTR from the coding sequence ATGAATTTACTTAAAAAAACATCCGGTAAGATTTCATATGCAAGGACACTTCTGCCCACTCTCTTAACAATTATTCTTTTCATAATTGCAATTTTTATTGTGGTTATTCCTCAATTCGAAAATATAATACTCGACAGAAAGCGTGAGATGATAAGAGAACTTACTAATTCAACAGTAAGTATGATTAACAGGTGGCATCAAATCCAGTTAAACGGATTGATTTCTGAAACCGAGGCAAAGAGAAATGCCGTTGATCTCATTAAAAATCTCCGTTACGGTGAGGAACTCAAAGACTATTTCTGGGTTACAGATCTGCATCCACGAATGGTTGTGCATCCGTACAGACCCGATCTGGACGGAAACGACTTAACTGATTTCGAAGACCTTAAAGACAAAAAACTCTTTGTTGAAATGGTTGAAGCAGTTAAGAATTCCGGTGAAGGATTTGTCGATTATATGTGGCAGTGGAAAGATGATTCAACCAAAGTGGTGCCTAAACTCTCTTATGTTAAGAAATTTGAACCGTGGAACTGGGTTATAGGTACCGGAATTTATATTGAAGATGTAAAAATGGAAATCAGCCGGCTCGAACAGAAGATATTAACAATTTCGATAATTATTACAATCCTTAGTTCCATTTTACTCTCATACATAGCCTTTCATAATCTTAAAAATGAAAAACTAAGAAAAAAAGCTGAGGATGATCTTAAAGAATCTAGAGAAAAATACCGTGTTCTTGTTGAAGCCTCCGGTGAAGGGTTAATTATGATCCTGGATAATAAACAGACTTTCTATAACAGGACTTTTTATGCAATGTTAGGATACTCGGATACTGAAGAAGGTTTTGATCTTTTAAGGATCTTTAAAACTATGCCTGACTCAAAAGTATTCGACTTCTCATTCCTGCAAAGAAAAACTACGGATCAGGTTTTTAACGAGCAGATTGAAACAAAGTTAATCAAAAAGGACGGGGAACTGATAAATGTACTTCTGAGTATTTCTCCGATCTCTTTTTTGAATAACAATGGTATAGTTATAAATATTAAAGACCTTACTCTTCATGAGGAAATGAAAGAAGCTCTCGACTATACTAAAGAAAAGTACGTCTTTCTAACCAACCAGATCTCTGTGGGGGTTTTCAGGGCAACCCCGGATAATAAGGTAGGTCTGGTAGAAATTAACAATGCACTTAAAAATCTTTTAAATTTCAGTGAGGAAGAGGATCTTACCGGAAAATCACTTTTCGAATTTATATATAATGATGAAGACAAATCCTTATTCCTCGAAGAACTGAATAGAGAAGGATTTATTAAAAACAGAATTATTAAGCTTAAGAATGAAAAAGGTAAGTTATTAACCGCTTCTATCTCCGCCGCACTGGTAAAAGGAACAAATAACGAATACCGGTTTATTGACGGTATTATTCAGGATATCTCTGAACAACATCGGTCCAATAAGGAAAGAGAAAAAATTATATCCGACCTTCAATCGTCCGTTGTTATTCTAAGTCAGAGAATTACTCAATGCATCAAAAATATTCCTGTCTGTAAACCGGAATCATCGGTTTTGGAAGCAGCGGAAATTATGACAAACAGTCGAAGCAGAGCTATTATTGTTAAGGGAACTGATGAGGTGGAAAAAGGAATTATTACCGATCAGGATATTAGAGAAAAGGTTGTTTCTGCCGGGTATAATTTTAATCTACCTGTAAGTGCAGTAATGAATACTACTGTTTATTCTGTTCAGTCCAACGCAACTGTCTATGATGCACTTTTTATTTTGCATGAACACCAGACTAATCATTTAATCGTAAAAGATGCTGCCGGCAGAATTCAAGGTGTAATAGATTCAGATGACCTGTTAAATGTTTCTTATCCGCAGTTCCTGTTTTTTAAAGAGAATATTGAAAATGAAGTCGATTTTAAGAAACTTTCTGACTATAGGAACCGGCTTATACGTTTAATTTCCAGTTTAATCAGGAGCAATGTAGATATCCGGAGTTCAACTAAAATGATTTCCCTGGTTGCTGATTCTATCAGCCGGAGGGTTATTACAGGGGCAATTAATGAGATTGGAATCCCTCCCTGCAAGTTTACTTTTATTTCAATGGGAAGCGAAGGAAGGGAGGAACAGACCTTACTTACAGACCAGGACAATGCAATTGTATATGAAGACCCTCCCGAGCATTTATCAGCTGAAACTCACAATTACTTTTTAAGGCTTGGTGAAAAGATTTCTGATTATCTTAATTCAGCAGGATACAGCTTCTGCAAGGGACAAATAATGGCTAGCAATCCGAAATGGTGTCAGCCATTATCTGTATGGAAAAAATATTTTACGAGATGGATCACAGAAGCTGGTCCGCAGGACCTCCTTGATCTTAAAATCTTTTTCGATTTCAGATTTGTTTACGGAGATAATGAATTATCTTCACAGCTTAAGAAACATGTAAACCGGCTTGTAAACAGCAGCAGCAATTTCTTTCTTTTCCTGTCGGATAGTCTAATACACTCTGAACTTCCAGACAATGTCCTGAAGTTAAAAGCACCTGTAGATTTAAAATTATGTCTGCTGCCGGTTATCGACCTTGCAAGACTTTACGGACTTAAATATAATCTTACTACTTCAAATACGATCGATCGCCTCGAGTATATTCACAATGAAGGAATGATTTCCGATTCATTGTTCGAGAATATACTTTTCTCTTACAGTTTATTGATGAATCTGCGTCTCAAACATCAATCAGATCTCTATTCGGAAAGTTGCGCAATCGATAATGTCGTCAATCCGCAATCTTTTTCAGAGCTGCAGATACTGCTCATCAAAAAATATTTTGATCTTCTAAAGGATATTAAGGATAAGATCAGTATCGATTTTAAAGGGACACTAACAAGATAG
- a CDS encoding DUF485 domain-containing protein codes for MGIKAERVKEILDSQKFKNLVKQRLTVSITLTIIMLVVYFGFILSIAFYKEFLSFKIGEHLTLGLPIGIGLIIFAWLLTGIYIRWANRKYDKAVRELRNEVLEN; via the coding sequence ATGGGTATTAAAGCTGAACGTGTCAAAGAGATCCTCGATTCACAAAAATTCAAAAATCTGGTAAAGCAGAGACTTACTGTTTCAATTACACTTACAATTATTATGCTTGTTGTTTATTTCGGATTCATCTTGTCCATTGCCTTCTACAAAGAATTCCTATCTTTTAAAATCGGAGAGCATCTTACTCTTGGGCTTCCCATTGGAATCGGACTCATAATATTTGCCTGGTTGTTAACCGGAATTTACATTCGCTGGGCTAACAGGAAATATGATAAAGCCGTTAGAGAGTTAAGAAACGAAGTGCTTGAGAACTAA